A part of Lagopus muta isolate bLagMut1 chromosome 26, bLagMut1 primary, whole genome shotgun sequence genomic DNA contains:
- the RAB11B gene encoding ras-related protein Rab-11B, with protein sequence MGTRDDEYDYLFKVVLIGDSGVGKSNLLSRFTRNEFNLESKSTIGVEFATRSIQVDGKTIKAQIWDTAGQERYRAITSAYYRGAVGALLVYDIAKHLTYENVERWLKELRDHADNNIVIMLVGNKSDLRHLRAVPTDEARAFAEKNNLSFIETSALDSTNVEEAFKNILTEIYRIVSQKQIADRSAHDESPGNNVVDISVPPTTDGQKSNKLQCCQNL encoded by the exons ATGGGCACCCGCGACGACGAGTACGATTACCTCTTCAAAG TTGTGTTGATTGGAGACTCCGGGGTCGGGAAGAGTAACCTGCTGTCACGCTTCACACGCAATGAGTTCAACCTGGAGAGCAAGAGCACCATTGGGGTGGAGTTTGCTACCAGGAGCATCCAGGTGGATGGGAAGACGATAAAAGCACAGATCTGGGATACTGCAGGACAGGAGAGATACCGTGCCATTACTTCAGC GTATTACCGCGGCGCCGTCGGGGCCCTCCTGGTCTATGACATTGCCAAGCACCTCACCTATGAGAACGTGGAGCgctggctgaaggagctgagggACCACGCAGACAACAACATTGTCATCATGCTGGTGGGCAACAAAAGCGACCTCCGCCacctcagggctgtgcccaccgACGAGGCCCGCGCTTTCGCAG aaaaaaataacctgtcTTTTATTGAAACTTCTGCTCTGGATTCAACAAATGTAGAAGAAGCCTTCAAGAACATCCTTACAG AAATCTACCGCATTGTTTCTCAGAAGCAGATTGCAGACCGGTCTGCACACGATGAGTCTCCTGGCAACAACGTCGTCGACATCAGCGTCCCACCAACCACCGACGGACAGAAATCCAAcaaactgcagtgctgtcagaaCCTGTGA